TCCCTTCGCGCAGCACAAAGTGCTCAACCAGGTTTCTCAGGGTCTCTTCTGGGATCTCTTGCCAGGGAACGATCATGGTGGCTTTACCTACTACAAAAAACGGTGCCGGAAGGTGGCGTTAAACACGATATCTGTGCTGTTATCGTGATTGAACATATTCTCTAGAGCTACCAATTCTATCGCACTGTTGCCAAAAAGGTAGCGATAACCCAGCGCAAACTCGTGCACCAAGGCATTGAGTTCACCCAGCCCTGCACTATCCCCTTTTCCCTGTGATATCAGGTATTCTCCGATCAGTTCGTGGTGCTCAAACCACTGATATTGATAGCTGACCCCAGCGCTGACACCCCAAGGTTTGATATCGATGAAGTGCTGCTGTTTGTCAGGGCGGTGAACGAGGGAAATCATGGCGGTCAGTCTGTGCTTTTCCCTTTGGTAGCCATAGTTGATTTGGACTGATTGCTCGAAAGAGGTATTGGCAAACACACCATGGCTCACGCGGTTGAAGAAAAGGGTGACGCCAGCGCTGACTGCGTGGTGCATCGATTGATACAGGATTTGCTCGCCATAAAGGTTTATGGCACTGACGATTGGGTCGCCAACGAAATCTGCGATTGGTTCATCCATGGTATCGGGGATATGAATATAGAACCTGTCTTCATCAACCTCTGTCCGGCCATTTTGGTCAATGCCAAAAATACTGTGGAATTTTTCCGTAAGGCCATCCAATCGGTTGTTGGCAGCGTAGCGGTATTGCAGCCAAACCCCGACTCTATTTTCTTCATCCAACGCGTGAATAAAACCGGCCATAAATTGGTTGTGATAGTAGTCAAACTGGTATTCCGGAGTGTTTGCCCACACGCTGCCGATGGTCGCTGAGGTAAAGAGCTCCGTTTGTCCCACTGTTGACTGAAACGGGTCCTGTAGGATAGGGGTTAACCCGGTGATTTGCAGTGGCGCTTGGCTTTGGGCAATCAAGGGCCCAAAGCGCAAAGAGTCTGAATTATCTGCTTGCACAGTGAATGGCAGCCACCAAAGTAGCATAAAAGCAGTGCGAGATATTGCCATTGTCCACCTCTCTCTCCCTGCGTTTTTGGTGTTATTGCGCCTTCATTCAACGTCGATGTGCAGGGCTAACCAGCGTGGCACCTCTGTTTCCAACCAGAAGTCTGGTGAGTTCAAGGTGCCGGAGACAAATCCGACG
The nucleotide sequence above comes from Grimontia kaedaensis. Encoded proteins:
- a CDS encoding DUF3187 family protein, translated to MAISRTAFMLLWWLPFTVQADNSDSLRFGPLIAQSQAPLQITGLTPILQDPFQSTVGQTELFTSATIGSVWANTPEYQFDYYHNQFMAGFIHALDEENRVGVWLQYRYAANNRLDGLTEKFHSIFGIDQNGRTEVDEDRFYIHIPDTMDEPIADFVGDPIVSAINLYGEQILYQSMHHAVSAGVTLFFNRVSHGVFANTSFEQSVQINYGYQREKHRLTAMISLVHRPDKQQHFIDIKPWGVSAGVSYQYQWFEHHELIGEYLISQGKGDSAGLGELNALVHEFALGYRYLFGNSAIELVALENMFNHDNSTDIVFNATFRHRFL